A genome region from Bradyrhizobium sp. WSM1417 includes the following:
- a CDS encoding L,D-transpeptidase, with the protein MLPLGGCMQTTLSPSTDASMTPRDRQLLAHTPYAQANVPEQYLRHIVDYPRKEQPGTILVDTDARYLYFVLPEGKAIRYGVAVGEEAMAFSGVARVGRLAEWPDWVPTADIQARLGPYPARVPGGPANPLGARGIYLYAGNKDTLYRIHGTNQPEYIGQAISSGCIRMRNEDVIDLYDRVKLNSMVVVLPPGQNAQVEARPSWRG; encoded by the coding sequence ATGCTTCCGTTGGGCGGCTGCATGCAGACAACGCTTTCGCCATCGACAGATGCGAGCATGACGCCGCGCGACCGGCAGTTGCTGGCGCATACGCCGTACGCGCAGGCGAACGTGCCCGAGCAATATCTCCGTCACATCGTCGATTATCCGCGCAAGGAGCAGCCGGGCACGATCCTGGTCGATACCGATGCGCGGTATCTCTATTTCGTGCTGCCCGAAGGCAAGGCGATCCGCTACGGCGTTGCGGTCGGCGAGGAAGCCATGGCGTTCTCCGGGGTCGCGCGGGTCGGTCGTCTGGCGGAATGGCCGGACTGGGTTCCGACGGCGGACATCCAGGCGCGGCTCGGACCCTATCCGGCGCGCGTGCCCGGCGGTCCCGCCAATCCGCTCGGCGCGCGGGGCATCTATCTCTATGCCGGCAACAAGGACACGCTCTACCGCATCCACGGCACCAACCAGCCGGAATATATCGGGCAGGCGATCTCGTCCGGATGCATCCGGATGCGCAACGAGGACGTGATCGATCTCTATGACCGGGTGAAGCTCAATTCAATGGTCGTGGTGCTGCCGCCAGGACAGAACGCGCAGGTCGAGGCGCGGCCCAGTTGGCGCGGGTGA
- a CDS encoding MarR family winged helix-turn-helix transcriptional regulator, translating to MKDNNDMPGHLARRFQQIAVAVFLAEVGDAGFDLTPVQYAALATIKANPGLDQVTLAGLIAYDRTTITGVIDRLVQKGLAERRASRRDRRARELEITDEGRRTLRKITPAVESAQRIMLRGLSAKEGEELMRLLHKAIAAGNELSRAPLREVQA from the coding sequence GTGAAAGACAACAACGACATGCCCGGACATCTGGCGCGCCGATTCCAGCAGATCGCGGTGGCGGTGTTTCTGGCCGAGGTCGGGGATGCCGGCTTCGACCTCACGCCGGTGCAATATGCCGCGCTCGCGACCATCAAGGCCAATCCGGGACTCGACCAGGTGACGCTCGCAGGATTGATTGCCTACGACCGCACCACCATCACCGGCGTGATCGACCGCCTCGTGCAGAAGGGACTCGCGGAGCGCCGCGCTTCGCGCCGCGACCGTCGTGCCCGCGAGCTCGAGATCACCGACGAAGGCCGCCGCACGCTGCGCAAGATCACACCGGCTGTCGAATCCGCGCAACGCATCATGCTGCGCGGCCTCAGCGCGAAGGAAGGTGAGGAGCTGATGCGCCTCCTGCACAAGGCCATCGCCGCCGGCAACGAGCTCAGCCGCGCCCCATTGCGCGAGGTGCAGGCATAG